Part of the Raphanus sativus cultivar WK10039 unplaced genomic scaffold, ASM80110v3 Scaffold3524, whole genome shotgun sequence genome is shown below.
TTACCACATGTTCTTTTTTGTCAATTTGAATTCTGTCGTGAAAGATGTTTTCCAAGGATATTATGGTTCATTGAGAAAATTAGAACTGACAAAATGCTTGAGAAAACTTTCCACCCAATATAATTTATGTGCTAGCAAAGTTACATGTCTGGATGAGAGGCACTAGCTAGAAGGATTGTACAGTTTTAAGTGACTCACAAGAGGGGACGCTTGGAAAATCAAGATTTGGAGCTTCCAATTAGACAGGACTTGTTAGTACCTTTCTAAGTTGGGTCGTACTACTAACACTGTTATCATATCTCCAAACTTGCTCTTCTATTATTATCTATCTACTTCAACGAAACCGTTAACGTTTGTCCATTAGTTATTGCATCACTAAATCCATACACGGTTACATTCTAAAGACAATACTGATGAGAGTAATAAgtaaacacacaaaacaatGGCTACCAACATAGAGAGAAAGAGGGAATCttaaaggagaaagaagaaggcaAGTGGCCACTTCTCCTTATATAATCAGCCCTCTCCGACGTCCTCACCGCCTTCTCGTTCAACTTCGCCTCCGCATTTGCCCTCCTCTCCTCCGCTATCCTCTTTGTCGCCGCCAGCTTGTTAGCCAACTTCTCCTCTGCCCTAGCTTTCATCCTCTCAGCATTCACCTACACAACATCCACGCATTTCCCTCAAACCAATCCACAATGTTTTTGGTTTCTAcgaaaaaactgaaaataactAGGATTGAACACGTGTAATTTTACCATTGGACGGTAAATCTTACCTCCATTTTTTTCATCTCCATCTCAGCCTTTCTCTTCTCATGATTCTCCCAAGCTTGTATCTTCACTTCCTCTCTCTTATACCTAATCACTTTCCATCAAAACTTAGCACTGCTACATAATGAAGCCACGTtaacattaatttaattaactAATGCTAATCACCTAGCCATGAATTTAGCTCGTTCAGCTTCATCCCAAGCCACGGCTCGAGCTTCCATAGCATTCATTGCCTTATCATTATTATCATTAACTCCAAACCTAATCTTCTCATTATTATCATCACTCGCAACGCCGCTTCTAGCCTCCGTCCTCACCGCCTCGACGCCGCCGTGAGAACCTCTCACCGGTGACGTCACAGGGCTCCTCCCAACCGGCGTCGTGGCACGAACCGGCGTACCCGTTCTAGAAGGCTCTTGGCTACCGATGGGAGTCATCTCAGTCCCCATGTCCCTCACACACACCGAACGAATCACAGCCGTCGGATTAATAACACTCTCTTTCCTCCAGACCGAACCACCGCCTGTCTCTCCGCAGTCCACGTTCTTAGTCTCCACCTCGGGCCTTCCCGCTCCGTCTTCGTCGTCGTACTCGACGTACTGATCCTCTCCCTCGCGTTCTCTCTGCGAAGCAGAAGCTATGAGCCTGAGATCATCGGCGTTCGAGTTTCTCGGTTTGCAGTTCCTCGAGCTGTGGTGGTGGTGTTGGCTCTtctctccgccgccgccgccgccgcgaGCGAAACCAACGCCGGAGAGCCATTTCTGAGCGTCGTCCCATTTGGACGGTGCTGGTTTTCCGATGGTGGACCGGTGTTGGTGGTTTGGTGTCCGGTTTGCACCTTTCTGAAACTCAAAACCGGTGTTCCCGTTTCCGTTAGTAATCTCCGGCGGCGTCGCTGGTCCAAGCCCTTGAGATCTCATTCTTCTCAAGATAGAGATAAGAAGCAGAGATGGTCTATATATATACTCAACTCTTATAAATCAGGAACAGTATAGTCTTTATAAAATGTAAttggatagagagagagagagatgactTGGAGGAGGGGATTGAAAGTTAAGTGTATATCGAAGTGAGGAAAGATGTGGCGAAGCAATCAAAGAGTCGTCACTCTCGTACACCCAACTTGATGACGTGAGAGATTTAGCAGAGAGACCAATAATGCCCAGATGGGTTGTTGTAGTAGAGAGAATGATAGATAGTCTTTGATGACTCCAATTAGTTCTGTCTTTTTCTATTGGAATGGcaaatattaatatacataGACAGCCCCAAcgttttctctgtttttattttaagaaaaatagtGTAGATATGTGGGTTTAATACTCAGATCTGGTTCGTGATAAGTATTGATATTTGTTATATGGATAGAGCATTTTCAACGTACTACAAAATGAAGTGTTTCTAGAGAGTGGATAGAGCATCTGGTTCGTATCCGCATTATTATTCCACTCAATGATTTCTGTTTtagataattcatatatttgTATAATCCAGTATATATCTGATTGGTGTAACGAAGATGATTGTATCGTTTTAATATCAATCACAAAACAATGTTTTCTAATAATAGGTAGAACACCTCACTAAGCCAAAACGGGTATCAATCACAAAACAGTATTGAAAAACGTTACAtccatctttaaaaaaatcttttatacTATTGCATAATTATGCAACTATACGCACCATTTTGTTTGAATAATCGCTTAAACACTTGTTCTGTTTTAGATCATTAACCTGACTGTAAATCTCTAAATTATCAGTTCACACAGAATCATATATGCCCCAGagtttttatttgtaatcatTTTCAGATTAATATTGGGAATGGTTTTTATAATAATGCTCAGATATGGTTCGTTCGTGAAACTGCTGCGAACACGGTTAGAAAatagtattattaataatcATCTGTACGTGGGGAGAAAGTGACTCAACAATCACCATTACACTACTACTAAGTACAATGTTAATACTAATATAAAGCGACAGCAATGGGAACAATCACAAACAATTACGAGGAATCTCGGGTGAACCAAAGAGTTTATGAAAAAGTTAGAACTTCTAACGTAGTTCCCGAGAGTggtattatttttaaagatacaCTTGTACTTTTTAACGGTAACTTTAGAATCTTTGATTAAGATTTTGAGAGATTTACCATTTGAGTCACTTTATGACTTTCACTATCATCATAGGTCACTTATGTATACTAAGACACTTTCTTAGTGGCTAATGTCAAAAATACCCTAAAAAACACTAACTAAATGGTTTCAGTTTCTTTTGGTCTTTAGGGTTCAGTTTCGATTTGAAATTCAAAATCCCATCGACtgtgaaaacttttttttatacttttttgtAGAGATTTCGGAGTTTGGTTCTAATCTTTATCGTAGAGAAACTCAGAGGAGAGAAAAAGGCAAAAGTTTCTTCATCTCTTCTGATTCCCATCTTAGGGAGATTAGGGTATCATCGAGTTGCAGACATGCATAGGAGCGGGAGGCGAGCCGGTAAAGAGCACTGTTTCGGTGAGATTTGCGGTTGTAGCGATTAATAGGGTTTCACTTGTTTAAAGATCTTGCATCCATTGTGTTCTGAGGCCGTTTAATTGAATTGCAGAGGCAGATTTACTTGATttatgctttgttttttttttcttttttgtttaagatCACAACGAGGCAGATTTTTTAGTTTAGAATCTTCTCCTTGCAACTTCTTGTAACTTCACGATATTATctttgcaaaaatattttttttagagttGCAGACCATATGTTCGCTAAAATGCCTAACTGAACTTTGAAGATAACACAATGTCATACCTTTGCTTGATAGTTTCTTTTTGTGTGTAAAAGTAGAAAATAACATGTTACTCTCTGGTTAAGTGTACTTTCCGCTCTTCATTGGTGTGTTCTTGTGTATGCTTATGCATCTTATACTTTCTCGTCAAGTGTGCACCCAGCTCTTTAATATGTGATTTCTTAAAGCTGTTTTGTTGTGCTCTTGTTATGCATGTTTGTTATGTATGTGGAAACGACTAGGAGGTCATTCATGCAtgtgttttctttctttatgcaGTTGGTGACTTTAACATTTGATATCTGTACCATGATGTGTGTTGCTGACCCAAGAGACAAGCTTTACGTCGCAGATATGTTCCAAGACAAGTGATTAACCACATGATAAAGCTGAATTGTATGTGCATATTCTGATGATAAAGCTTACGGGTCATCGTCATGTACATTGTAAATTTGTATAAATGAGTAGTGTACATAGGTcttgttgtacacatgtacattatTTTTGATGATCAAGCCATAGCCATGTGTACAGTATCCTCATGCACGTTAAATTTGTTACATGAGTGGTGTACAAAGGTCTTGTTATCCATGTGTACACGCTATCGTAATGTACATTGGTATTAGTAAAGAGTGTACATATATCTTGTTATACACATGTACATCTTTCTGATGATCAAAGCCACAACAACGTGTACATAGGTCTTGTTGTTCACATGTACATTAATCTCTATTTCTCTAAGCCTTCAATAGCTTTTTCCATCTCATGATATTCAAACCTTACcagataaacaaaaatatataatctgaaACTCATTGCAATAAAGAATTTTAGAGTGAGTTTTTAAGGCTATTGCATTATTATCTATCCAAGTTAGTTAAACGGACTATGGATTGTTTACATTTATTGGAAATGAAAATCTGTATCATTCTAACCAAGGGTAATGGAGTATATCGAGGCTTTGATAACGGAGGAAGCATGGACGGTGTCACTGACCCAAGACACATGCTTTACATTGGAGCTATGTTCCAAGACAAATGCTGAAACAAGAAACAAGATTAGgaattataaatcaaaattgtatcCTCTATGTACAATGTAGCTTTGTATAAATGAATAGTGTACATAGGGCtcgttgtacacatgtacattatTTATGATGATCAAGCCACACCACTTGCACACTAACCTCAT
Proteins encoded:
- the LOC108832944 gene encoding uncharacterized protein LOC108832944 — translated: MRSQGLGPATPPEITNGNGNTGFEFQKGANRTPNHQHRSTIGKPAPSKWDDAQKWLSGVGFARGGGGGGEKSQHHHHSSRNCKPRNSNADDLRLIASASQREREGEDQYVEYDDEDGAGRPEVETKNVDCGETGGGSVWRKESVINPTAVIRSVCVRDMGTEMTPIGSQEPSRTGTPVRATTPVGRSPVTSPVRGSHGGVEAVRTEARSGVASDDNNEKIRFGVNDNNDKAMNAMEARAVAWDEAERAKFMARYKREEVKIQAWENHEKRKAEMEMKKMEVNAERMKARAEEKLANKLAATKRIAEERRANAEAKLNEKAVRTSERADYIRRSGHLPSSFSFKIPSFSLCW